A section of the Agrobacterium tumefaciens genome encodes:
- a CDS encoding histidine phosphatase family protein → MKNIYVVTHPQSVHHIENRVGGWYDTGLTPHGRNDAEAAAERLAMLVSGEPVEILSSDLLRAAQTAEIIAERFGQPMETMRDLREMSYGEAEGMPQQWLDDRQIPAPHHNRLDHRGGIANGETRREFAERVYQAVDMIIARPCPAQIIVTHGFALTFVIAAWIKMPIDSAGYVSFPARSGSITHLKEDDYWQNRAVVSLADVSHLQDFASR, encoded by the coding sequence GTGAAGAATATCTATGTCGTAACTCACCCTCAGTCGGTCCACCATATCGAGAACCGGGTCGGCGGCTGGTATGATACCGGACTGACTCCACATGGCAGGAACGATGCGGAGGCGGCGGCGGAAAGGCTGGCGATGCTGGTCAGCGGCGAACCCGTGGAAATCTTAAGCTCCGACCTGCTTCGTGCCGCGCAGACCGCAGAAATCATCGCGGAACGCTTCGGGCAGCCAATGGAGACCATGCGCGACCTCAGGGAAATGAGTTACGGCGAGGCCGAAGGCATGCCGCAGCAATGGCTCGATGACCGTCAAATCCCGGCACCGCATCATAATCGCCTTGACCATCGCGGCGGCATTGCCAATGGCGAGACACGACGCGAATTTGCCGAAAGGGTCTATCAGGCCGTGGACATGATCATCGCACGGCCGTGTCCCGCGCAGATCATCGTAACCCATGGTTTTGCCCTGACCTTCGTCATCGCGGCATGGATCAAGATGCCGATCGACAGCGCAGGTTATGTCAGCTTCCCGGCGCGCTCCGGCAGCATCACCCATTTGAAGGAAGACGATTACTGGCAAAACCGCGCCGTCGTTTCACTGGCGGATGTTTCGCATCTGCAGGATTTTGCCTCGCGATAG
- a CDS encoding VOC family protein produces the protein MRPPTAIMETAIYVNDLEAAEAFYRDVFGLEIIGKVPGSFVFFRCGQQVLLVFDPEKSRKADPDNPIPRHGTAGAGHFCFYARDKTEVDGWKAHFETLKIPVEHYHRWPNDSYSVYIRDPSGNSVEVGEGKLWGF, from the coding sequence ATGCGACCGCCGACAGCCATCATGGAAACCGCGATCTATGTGAATGATCTCGAAGCCGCCGAGGCTTTCTACCGCGATGTCTTTGGGCTGGAGATCATCGGCAAGGTGCCCGGAAGCTTCGTCTTTTTCAGATGCGGGCAGCAGGTACTGCTGGTTTTCGACCCAGAGAAGTCGCGCAAGGCCGATCCCGACAACCCCATTCCCCGCCATGGCACGGCCGGTGCAGGCCACTTCTGCTTTTACGCAAGGGACAAAACGGAGGTAGACGGATGGAAAGCGCACTTCGAAACGCTCAAAATTCCCGTCGAGCACTATCACCGTTGGCCGAATGACAGCTATTCGGTTTATATCCGCGATCCCTCCGGGAACTCTGTGGAAGTGGGAGAAGGCAAGCTCTGGGGATTTTGA
- a CDS encoding GNAT family N-acetyltransferase, giving the protein MYSISDYRDCLSHGPIIAERVWTAWWQGSGLKMGDVIEHLKEMTNPHALPTGFVAHDGDAYVGSAFLIHSDLEERPQYLPWVAALWVEEGRRRSGVARALMQAATKRAAELGYDTAYLCCEAGLEDYYINCGWSILERGVGQHDLTVLTYKT; this is encoded by the coding sequence TTGTACAGCATTTCCGACTATCGCGACTGCCTGTCGCATGGACCCATCATAGCAGAAAGGGTCTGGACGGCCTGGTGGCAGGGTAGCGGCCTGAAGATGGGCGATGTCATCGAGCACCTCAAAGAGATGACCAATCCTCACGCCCTACCCACCGGCTTTGTCGCCCATGATGGCGACGCCTATGTCGGCTCCGCCTTTCTCATTCATTCCGATCTCGAGGAACGCCCGCAATATCTTCCCTGGGTCGCCGCGCTCTGGGTGGAAGAAGGCCGCCGCCGCTCAGGCGTGGCGCGCGCCCTGATGCAGGCCGCAACAAAGAGGGCCGCCGAACTCGGTTACGACACGGCCTACCTCTGCTGCGAGGCAGGGCTTGAGGACTATTACATCAACTGCGGCTGGAGCATCCTCGAACGGGGCGTCGGCCAGCACGATCTGACCGTGCTGACCTACAAGACGTGA
- a CDS encoding class I SAM-dependent methyltransferase, whose protein sequence is MVAKDDDTIVFYTDNATAYTTRGQVADRQHLETFLSQLQTGASILELGCGGGQDSEYMLAAGFDVHPTDGTPDIAKAAETRLGIPVRTLLFEDLDEVGRYHGIWANACLLHVPRPALPGIIGRIHTALKPGGIFYASFKAGEAEGRDTFGRYYNYPSSSWLEELYGRYDWTGVEIEARQGSGYDKLPTDWLHVTAKKR, encoded by the coding sequence ATGGTTGCCAAGGACGACGATACCATCGTTTTCTATACCGACAACGCAACCGCCTATACCACACGCGGACAGGTGGCAGACCGCCAGCATCTGGAGACATTCCTGTCGCAGTTGCAAACGGGCGCCAGCATCCTCGAGCTAGGATGCGGCGGCGGGCAGGACAGCGAATACATGCTGGCAGCCGGTTTCGATGTGCACCCGACCGATGGAACGCCCGACATCGCCAAAGCGGCGGAAACCCGGCTCGGCATTCCTGTCAGAACGTTGCTGTTCGAAGATCTCGATGAGGTCGGGCGCTATCATGGCATCTGGGCCAATGCCTGCCTGCTGCACGTGCCCCGCCCTGCCCTGCCGGGCATCATCGGCCGCATCCACACCGCGCTGAAACCGGGCGGAATCTTTTACGCGAGCTTCAAGGCCGGGGAGGCTGAAGGGCGCGATACGTTCGGCCGCTATTACAATTATCCGTCGAGCTCATGGCTGGAGGAGCTTTATGGGCGATATGACTGGACGGGCGTAGAGATCGAAGCCCGACAGGGAAGCGGTTACGACAAGCTGCCGACAGACTGGCTGCATGTCACGGCCAAAAAGCGCTGA
- a CDS encoding transglutaminase family protein, whose product MRLKITHTTDYVYDEPMPYALQRLRLTPQTGSSQTVEDWDVSVDGATVEVTYDDHFGNRVALVETEGPQKRVKVVATGTVSTQDKAGVFGYHIGSAPLWLFLRETPRTKPGKLVRELVKVSAGESELARLHNLMETIHGKVEYVPGATDIETTAEAALEAGKGVCQDHAHILISAARQMGLPARYVSGYLMTDEVEEQTATHAWAEVHLQGLGWVGFDAANNICPDDRYVRIASGLCYRDCAPISGMRIGPAGETLSVSVTVQQSQSQSQSQS is encoded by the coding sequence ATGCGTCTGAAAATCACCCATACGACGGACTATGTCTATGACGAGCCGATGCCCTATGCGTTGCAGCGGCTGCGCCTGACGCCGCAGACCGGCTCAAGCCAGACGGTGGAGGACTGGGATGTCTCCGTCGATGGTGCGACCGTGGAAGTGACCTATGACGACCATTTCGGCAATCGCGTCGCACTGGTGGAAACCGAAGGGCCGCAAAAGCGGGTGAAGGTGGTGGCGACCGGCACTGTCAGCACACAGGATAAGGCAGGCGTGTTCGGTTACCACATCGGCAGCGCGCCGCTATGGCTTTTCCTGCGGGAAACGCCGCGTACCAAACCCGGAAAACTGGTGCGCGAACTGGTGAAGGTGAGCGCCGGCGAGAGCGAGCTTGCCCGCCTCCACAATCTCATGGAGACCATCCACGGCAAGGTGGAATATGTGCCCGGCGCGACCGATATCGAAACCACGGCCGAAGCGGCGCTGGAAGCCGGCAAGGGCGTCTGCCAGGACCACGCCCATATTCTCATTTCCGCCGCCCGTCAGATGGGCCTGCCAGCGCGCTATGTGTCCGGTTATCTGATGACGGACGAGGTTGAGGAACAGACCGCCACCCACGCCTGGGCCGAGGTGCACCTACAGGGCCTCGGATGGGTCGGCTTCGACGCCGCCAACAATATCTGCCCCGACGACCGTTATGTCCGCATCGCGTCCGGCCTTTGCTATCGCGATTGCGCGCCGATATCGGGCATGCGCATTGGCCCGGCCGGTGAGACGCTCAGCGTCTCCGTGACCGTGCAACAATCGCAGAGCCAGAGCCAGTCGCAAAGCTGA
- a CDS encoding alpha-E domain-containing protein yields the protein MLGRTANGLYWMFRYIERAENIARLIDAGLRVSLTRSGSGDEDWDGVLQSAGVHEAFLETHEKVTTANAIDYLLRDKANPSSVMSCIEAGRNNARMVRTALTRETWEATNEFWIELKNILGRKLSHAELPQTIDVIKHRAGLVRGAFHGSMLRNDLYNFSRIGTFIERADNTARILDVKYYVLLPAVAHVGSSLDNAQWESILRSVSAHRSYGWVYDAEYKPANIADFLILNGRMPRSLAYCYEKIASNLNYIADDYSERHKAHDTAESIRDSLRTTTIARVMDEGLHEFLERFVHRNGQLGQEITEGYRFYQ from the coding sequence ATGCTGGGCAGAACGGCAAACGGGCTCTACTGGATGTTCCGGTATATCGAGCGCGCTGAAAACATCGCCCGGCTGATCGATGCGGGCCTGCGCGTTTCCCTGACGCGCTCGGGCAGCGGCGACGAGGACTGGGACGGCGTGTTGCAGAGCGCGGGCGTTCACGAAGCTTTTCTCGAAACACATGAGAAGGTGACGACGGCCAATGCGATCGATTACCTCTTGCGGGACAAGGCCAACCCGTCGAGCGTCATGTCCTGCATCGAAGCGGGCCGCAACAACGCGCGCATGGTGCGCACGGCACTGACGCGCGAGACGTGGGAAGCCACCAACGAATTCTGGATCGAGCTGAAAAACATCCTCGGCCGCAAGCTCAGCCACGCAGAGCTGCCGCAGACCATCGATGTGATCAAACATCGCGCCGGTCTGGTGCGCGGCGCCTTCCATGGCTCCATGCTGCGCAACGATCTCTATAACTTCTCCCGCATCGGCACCTTCATCGAGCGGGCGGACAACACGGCGCGCATCCTCGACGTCAAATATTACGTGCTGCTGCCGGCCGTGGCGCATGTGGGCTCGTCGCTCGACAATGCGCAATGGGAATCCATCCTGCGCTCGGTCTCGGCCCACCGTTCCTATGGCTGGGTCTATGATGCGGAATACAAGCCGGCCAATATCGCCGACTTTCTCATCCTCAACGGCCGCATGCCGCGTTCGCTCGCCTATTGTTACGAAAAGATCGCCAGCAACCTCAATTACATTGCCGACGACTACAGCGAGAGGCACAAGGCGCACGACACGGCCGAGAGCATTCGCGACAGCCTGCGCACGACCACCATCGCCAGGGTGATGGACGAGGGGCTGCATGAGTTCCTGGAAAGGTTCGTGCACCGCAACGGGCAACTGGGACAGGAAATAACGGAAGGCTACCGCTTCTATCAATAA
- a CDS encoding circularly permuted type 2 ATP-grasp protein, whose amino-acid sequence MAFDEMINADDTPRSPYENYNEWYSRQDRAHLIQKSKDAENIFRKTGITFAVYGHADSSEKLIPFDIIPRIISGREWRKLAQGIEQRVLALNAFLDDIYHKQEIIRAGRIPREIIEKNEAFLPEMIGFTPPGGVYTHIVGTDIVRTGEDQFYVLEDNARTPSGVSYMLENRETMMQMFPELFHENRVRRVEDYPYLLRQSLASLAPPGCTGRPRVAVLTPGIYNSAYYEHSFLADMMGVELVEGSDLRVMDGKVKMRTTRGYEAIDVLYRRVDDDFLDPLTFRPDSALGVPGIMDVYRAGNITIANAPGTGISDDKAIYSYMPEIVEFYTGRKPLLENVPTWRCSEPDSLKYVLDNLAELVVKEVHGSGGYGMLVGPTATKRERALFADKLRARPSNYIAQPTLSLSTVPIMVKNGIAPRHVDLRPYVLVSDKVQIIPGGLTRVALKKGSLVVNSSQGGGTKDTWVLED is encoded by the coding sequence TTGGCATTTGACGAAATGATAAATGCGGACGACACGCCGCGAAGCCCATATGAAAACTACAACGAATGGTACAGCCGGCAGGACAGGGCGCACCTGATCCAGAAGTCAAAAGACGCTGAAAACATCTTCCGAAAAACCGGTATTACTTTCGCGGTCTATGGCCACGCCGACAGTTCAGAAAAACTGATACCCTTCGATATCATTCCACGCATCATCTCCGGCCGTGAGTGGCGCAAACTGGCCCAGGGCATCGAACAGCGGGTTCTCGCCCTCAATGCTTTCCTCGATGATATCTACCACAAGCAGGAAATCATCCGCGCCGGTCGCATTCCCCGGGAGATCATCGAGAAGAACGAAGCCTTCCTGCCCGAAATGATCGGTTTCACGCCGCCCGGCGGCGTCTACACCCATATCGTTGGCACCGATATCGTCCGTACCGGCGAAGACCAGTTTTATGTTCTGGAAGACAATGCCCGCACGCCGTCAGGTGTCAGCTACATGCTGGAAAACCGCGAAACGATGATGCAGATGTTCCCGGAGCTCTTCCACGAAAACCGCGTGCGGCGGGTGGAGGATTATCCCTATCTGCTGCGCCAGTCGCTTGCTTCACTGGCCCCGCCCGGCTGCACCGGCAGACCACGCGTCGCGGTACTGACCCCCGGCATCTACAATTCCGCCTACTACGAGCACTCGTTCCTCGCCGACATGATGGGTGTGGAGCTGGTGGAAGGTTCCGACCTGCGTGTCATGGACGGCAAGGTCAAGATGCGAACGACACGCGGTTATGAGGCGATCGACGTTCTCTACCGCCGCGTCGACGACGACTTCCTCGACCCGTTGACGTTCCGGCCGGATTCGGCGCTTGGCGTTCCCGGCATCATGGATGTCTATCGCGCCGGCAACATCACCATCGCCAATGCCCCCGGCACCGGCATTTCCGACGACAAGGCGATCTATTCCTACATGCCCGAGATCGTCGAATTTTATACCGGCCGCAAGCCGCTCCTGGAAAACGTGCCAACTTGGCGCTGTTCCGAGCCCGACAGCCTGAAATACGTTCTCGACAACCTCGCCGAACTCGTCGTCAAGGAGGTCCACGGTTCAGGCGGTTACGGCATGCTGGTCGGCCCGACCGCGACCAAACGCGAGCGCGCGCTGTTTGCCGACAAGCTGCGGGCTCGCCCTTCGAATTACATTGCGCAGCCGACGCTGTCGCTCTCCACCGTGCCGATCATGGTGAAAAACGGCATTGCGCCGCGCCATGTCGACCTGCGCCCCTACGTGCTTGTTTCGGACAAGGTGCAGATCATCCCCGGCGGCCTGACCCGCGTTGCCCTCAAGAAGGGTTCGCTGGTGGTCAATTCCAGCCAGGGCGGCGGCACCAAGGATACGTGGGTACTGGAGGACTAA
- a CDS encoding DMT family transporter, whose product MSLDRLAPAIFVFLWSTGWVTAKYAVYYTGPLTFLCLRYLLAGLLLWFICWVSSIPWPRTWTEVFRAILSGVFLHGLYLGMIWWAIGQGVPAAIGGIIAGLQPLMTAVAARFMIAEKISPLQRAGLVIGFAGITIAVLPKVMAGGSTGLSVPLYAVAVNVLGMTSVTFATLYQKKYVQGGNIMAIATLQYVGALLVTVPFALLLEDGHIDWSFGLAATLAWSVGAISIGAVALLLYLIRRGQVSRAASLIYLVPPLAAVEAALLFGETLTPAMIAGTVLAVTGVYLTNRKPSGTVAAR is encoded by the coding sequence ATGTCGCTCGACCGTCTGGCCCCGGCCATCTTCGTCTTTCTCTGGTCGACCGGTTGGGTCACCGCGAAATATGCCGTCTATTATACCGGGCCACTGACCTTCCTCTGTCTGCGGTATCTGCTTGCCGGGCTGCTGCTGTGGTTCATCTGCTGGGTCTCTTCCATTCCATGGCCGCGGACATGGACGGAGGTCTTTCGGGCAATCCTGTCCGGTGTCTTCCTGCACGGCCTTTACCTTGGAATGATCTGGTGGGCGATTGGCCAGGGTGTTCCGGCGGCGATCGGCGGGATCATTGCCGGGCTGCAGCCGTTGATGACGGCAGTCGCCGCCCGCTTCATGATCGCCGAAAAAATCTCGCCGCTGCAACGCGCGGGCCTGGTCATCGGCTTTGCCGGCATTACCATAGCGGTCCTGCCAAAGGTCATGGCGGGTGGTTCGACGGGCCTGTCTGTGCCGCTCTACGCCGTGGCGGTCAATGTGCTGGGCATGACTTCGGTCACATTCGCAACGCTCTATCAGAAGAAATATGTCCAGGGCGGAAACATCATGGCGATTGCTACGCTGCAATATGTCGGGGCGCTGCTGGTGACGGTGCCGTTTGCCCTGCTTTTGGAGGATGGCCACATAGACTGGAGCTTTGGTCTTGCCGCGACGCTTGCCTGGTCGGTGGGTGCCATATCCATCGGTGCGGTTGCGCTGCTTCTTTATTTGATACGGCGTGGGCAGGTCTCGCGCGCCGCCTCGCTGATCTATCTCGTACCACCGCTTGCGGCGGTGGAAGCAGCCCTTCTGTTTGGAGAAACCCTGACACCGGCCATGATCGCCGGCACGGTCCTTGCGGTCACCGGGGTCTACCTGACCAACCGCAAACCGTCGGGGACGGTTGCAGCGCGTTAA
- a CDS encoding L,D-transpeptidase, translating into MSISRRGVLFGLPLFLAGCAHTGMGEQRLNYAAKPEEKFPLPAMHLDKVKPELRRQEVAYETHHPAGTVVVDTPARRLYYVLGDGRAMRYGVGVGRQGLALKGDAYIGRKAEWPSWTPTANMMRRDPRNLKFAAGMPGGPNNPLGARALYLYRGGNDTMFRLHGTNQPQSIGHAMSSGCIRMLNHDIIDLYSRVPVGSKVVVLQA; encoded by the coding sequence ATGTCTATTTCACGTCGTGGTGTTCTGTTCGGATTACCGCTGTTTCTGGCTGGTTGCGCGCATACCGGGATGGGTGAGCAAAGGCTTAATTATGCGGCGAAGCCGGAAGAGAAATTTCCGCTGCCCGCCATGCACCTCGACAAGGTCAAGCCGGAGCTGCGCCGTCAGGAAGTGGCGTACGAGACGCACCACCCGGCTGGCACCGTCGTGGTCGACACACCGGCGCGTCGGCTTTATTACGTTCTGGGTGACGGGCGCGCCATGCGCTATGGCGTCGGCGTTGGCCGACAGGGTCTCGCGCTCAAGGGTGATGCCTATATCGGCCGCAAGGCGGAATGGCCGTCCTGGACGCCGACTGCCAACATGATGCGCCGCGATCCACGCAATCTCAAATTCGCAGCCGGCATGCCCGGTGGCCCGAACAATCCGCTCGGTGCGCGTGCGCTTTATCTTTATCGCGGCGGCAACGACACCATGTTCCGCCTGCATGGCACCAACCAGCCGCAGTCCATCGGCCATGCCATGTCGAGCGGCTGCATCCGCATGCTGAACCATGATATCATCGACCTCTATAGCCGCGTGCCCGTGGGCTCGAAGGTGGTTGTGCTGCAGGCCTGA
- a CDS encoding DoxX family protein: protein MAMFDSLSRYRPQALGALRIMTALLFISHGTQKLFGFPASQMEGSLPTMLLVAALLEFVGGILVLIGLFTRPVAFILSGQMAVAYFIAHGPKSFFPALNGGDAAILFCFIFLYLFAAGPGAFSVDERRA, encoded by the coding sequence ATGGCAATGTTCGACTCTCTCTCGCGTTATCGCCCGCAGGCGCTCGGCGCGCTGCGCATCATGACAGCGCTGCTTTTCATTTCGCACGGAACGCAGAAGCTGTTCGGTTTTCCGGCATCGCAGATGGAGGGCTCTCTGCCGACCATGCTGCTGGTGGCGGCGCTTCTGGAATTCGTCGGCGGAATTCTGGTGCTGATCGGCCTTTTCACGCGTCCGGTCGCCTTCATCCTGTCCGGCCAGATGGCGGTCGCCTATTTCATCGCACATGGGCCGAAGAGCTTCTTCCCAGCGCTCAACGGCGGCGATGCGGCTATCCTGTTCTGCTTCATCTTCCTTTATCTTTTTGCGGCCGGTCCGGGCGCTTTCTCCGTGGATGAACGCCGGGCCTGA
- a CDS encoding DMT family transporter: MTSQNTIARELLFLALLSTLWAASYTFIKIGVETIPPITFIASRTLIAGLLLLAVIRLRGLRLPTDVATWRLFFIQACVNSVLPFTLIAWAEQSIDAGLAVILNATTPIFTFLLTALVIRHEAVSGRKLFGTIAGMTGVCLIIGMEALDGAGDALWSQFAVLTAAFSYACAAIFSKNFKGLDPIMPAAGSLISGAVLLFPVSLIVDRPWTLSPSAESLTALACLSVFSTALAFMIYFRLMQTLGSVGTTSQAYLRVPVGVAIGMVFLGEVPTSAMWVGLVCVIAGVLAMTLPSRRRPVAEGG; encoded by the coding sequence GTGACCTCCCAGAACACCATCGCCCGTGAATTGCTGTTTCTCGCCCTGCTGTCCACGCTGTGGGCCGCTTCCTACACCTTCATCAAGATCGGGGTGGAGACCATCCCGCCCATCACCTTCATCGCATCGCGCACGCTGATTGCCGGTCTGCTGCTTCTCGCGGTCATCCGGCTGCGCGGGCTGCGCTTGCCCACGGATGTTGCGACGTGGCGGCTGTTCTTCATCCAGGCCTGTGTCAACAGCGTGCTGCCCTTCACGCTGATCGCCTGGGCGGAACAGAGCATCGATGCCGGGCTTGCCGTCATTCTCAATGCCACGACGCCGATCTTCACCTTCCTTCTCACCGCGCTGGTCATCCGGCATGAGGCGGTGAGCGGGCGCAAGCTGTTCGGCACCATTGCCGGCATGACGGGCGTGTGCCTCATCATCGGCATGGAAGCGCTTGATGGAGCGGGCGACGCGCTATGGAGCCAGTTCGCCGTGCTGACCGCAGCGTTTTCCTATGCCTGCGCGGCCATTTTCAGTAAAAATTTCAAAGGGCTCGATCCGATCATGCCGGCAGCCGGCTCGCTGATCTCCGGTGCGGTTCTGCTGTTTCCCGTCAGCCTGATCGTTGACCGACCCTGGACCTTGTCGCCTTCGGCGGAATCATTGACGGCACTTGCGTGCCTCAGCGTCTTTTCCACCGCGCTCGCCTTCATGATCTATTTCCGGCTGATGCAGACGCTGGGCTCGGTGGGCACGACCTCGCAGGCTTATCTCAGGGTGCCGGTCGGTGTTGCCATCGGCATGGTGTTTCTGGGGGAAGTGCCGACATCAGCCATGTGGGTGGGGCTGGTCTGCGTGATCGCAGGCGTGCTGGCCATGACCTTGCCGTCAAGACGTCGGCCGGTTGCCGAGGGCGGTTGA
- a CDS encoding DEAD/DEAH box helicase, with product MTSFSELGLSEKIVASVTQLGYTTPTPIQAKAIPLLLEGRDLIGLAQTGTGKTAAFGLPIIEMLMKQADRPANRTCRTLILAPTRELVNQIGENLRAFVKKTPLRINQVVGGASINKQQLQLEKGTDILVATPGRLLDLIARNAISLSKVTYLVLDEADQMLDLGFIHDLRKISKMVPAKRQTLLFSATMPKAIADLAHSYLTDPLKVEVTPPGKAADKVEQYVHFVAGKNDKTELLKKSLNENPDGRAIVFLRTKHGAEKLYKHLEHIGFKVASIHGNKSQGQRERALKGFKDGEIKVLVATDVAARGIDIPAVTHVFNYDLPEVPDAYVHRIGRTARAGRDGIAIAFCAPDETRLLHDIEKLMKIDIPVASGERPAGLASPTRPNNNRGGRNNNGGQQRGPREGGRHNGESRPSRHHAPREADNDLEVTSDFKRVKQAEGDAGRPAGPRKHRRPARKPGGSGANRHAPAGGNGQEKRASGNGNRGRNR from the coding sequence TTGACCAGTTTTAGCGAACTCGGCCTCTCCGAAAAGATTGTTGCCAGCGTTACCCAGCTTGGCTACACGACCCCTACTCCCATTCAGGCAAAGGCCATTCCGCTGCTGCTCGAAGGCCGCGACCTGATCGGCCTCGCACAGACCGGCACCGGCAAGACGGCCGCTTTCGGCCTGCCGATCATCGAAATGCTGATGAAGCAGGCGGACCGCCCGGCAAACCGCACCTGCCGCACGCTGATCCTTGCCCCGACCCGCGAGCTGGTGAACCAGATCGGCGAAAACCTGCGCGCCTTCGTGAAGAAGACGCCGCTGCGGATCAACCAGGTTGTCGGCGGCGCGTCGATCAACAAGCAGCAGCTCCAGCTGGAAAAAGGTACCGACATTCTGGTGGCCACTCCCGGCCGCCTGCTTGATCTCATCGCCCGCAATGCCATTTCGCTCTCCAAGGTCACCTATCTGGTGCTCGATGAAGCCGACCAGATGCTCGACCTCGGCTTCATCCACGATCTGCGCAAGATCTCGAAGATGGTTCCGGCCAAGCGCCAGACGCTGCTCTTCTCCGCCACCATGCCGAAGGCAATCGCCGATCTCGCCCACAGCTACCTGACCGATCCGCTGAAGGTCGAAGTGACCCCGCCCGGCAAGGCAGCCGACAAGGTGGAGCAATATGTCCACTTCGTCGCCGGCAAGAACGACAAGACCGAGCTTCTGAAGAAGTCGCTCAACGAGAACCCGGATGGCCGCGCCATCGTATTCCTGCGCACCAAGCACGGCGCGGAGAAGCTCTACAAGCATCTGGAACATATCGGCTTCAAGGTCGCCTCCATCCACGGCAACAAGAGCCAGGGCCAGCGCGAGCGCGCCCTGAAGGGCTTCAAGGATGGCGAGATCAAGGTTCTGGTCGCAACCGACGTCGCGGCCCGCGGCATCGACATCCCAGCAGTGACGCACGTCTTCAACTACGATCTGCCGGAAGTGCCTGACGCTTATGTTCACCGCATCGGCCGTACCGCCCGTGCCGGCCGCGACGGCATCGCCATTGCTTTCTGCGCACCGGACGAGACCCGCCTGTTGCACGACATCGAAAAGCTGATGAAGATCGATATTCCGGTTGCCTCTGGTGAACGTCCGGCCGGTCTCGCAAGCCCCACGCGCCCCAACAACAACCGCGGCGGACGCAACAATAATGGCGGCCAGCAGCGTGGTCCGCGCGAGGGTGGACGCCATAACGGTGAATCCCGCCCATCGCGTCACCATGCCCCGCGCGAAGCGGACAATGATCTCGAGGTCACGTCCGACTTCAAACGCGTGAAGCAGGCTGAAGGCGACGCAGGCCGCCCGGCCGGCCCGCGCAAGCACCGCCGCCCGGCCCGCAAGCCCGGTGGCAGCGGCGCCAACCGCCACGCACCTGCCGGCGGCAACGGTCAGGAGAAGCGTGCTTCCGGCAACGGCAATCGCGGCCGTAACCGCTAA